The segment cttttttttaaaatgaacataaatCTATGAACTCCAAAATATATGAAAATCTTTTAAAAAGTTGAACATACTTATGCTGATCACATATCCGTGTTCAACACTTGCATCCAACTAGTATAGCTGGACAAGATCAAGCTATGGACATACAGATATCCAAGCAGAGATTATCAGGTCATTGCAATTCATAGCTAGAGATGATAATGGGTTgaatatctatctatctatctatctatatatTTTTGTAATATTTGATTCACATTACTTTAAAAGTTGAATCCATTTCTTATCCATATAAAATCCAAGTGTCACTATCCGAATTCAAATAGCATTAACCTATCAAATATCCAAATTCATTAAATATCTAAATCTAACAagtcaaaaaattaaaaattaaagtggACTCAGATAATGGACATCCAAGAGTTATATTTGCTTCTGTTTTggataatattaattataatatctTAATTCGAATATTATTCAAATCTGTAAAAGGGTTTTCATAAATATTTGAATCTGCACTACCCCAACCCTATTGATAGCAAAACAAATATTAAATCAatgaaagagaagagaaaagagacaTACAAAGCTTGATTTAAGATTCTGCAAAATCTGATCAGACTTCTCAACTTCAGCACGTCgccatcgctcgtaaagcaaatagaaCTTCACAACTTCATAACCAGGACTCAAAACATTTACTCTGCATTTTCCCCAATCTTTGATATCTCTGGGAGACACATTTGGACCAAAAGAGAATTTCCCAATGGCTTGTATTATTCCAGATGCACATCTCTCAGTCGAATGGATTATGTTGGGATTGTTTCTCGCATTTTCAGCACACCACTGTAATAACTCTTCTTGTGCATTGCCAACCTGAAGAATGGAAACGATAATGGGTTGAAAGCTGCATAATAAGCAGTGAAACTGTTCAGTTTAgtgcaattttgaaagaaatttgtggttaattaatgaaatatCCTAATCAAAGTAGCAAAACTGCTTTAAATTTTAATCCGATTATTATCTAGACTGAATTCGATTACTACTATCCAAATCCATTTTAAGTAACATCATCAACCTGATATCTGAATCTGCTAAATATCTGAACTTACAAAGTCAAGATAATTTTAGAAACAAAGTGGATGATAGATTTAGATATCCAAATTTGAATCCATTATCCACAATAGCATAATAGATTCAAATAGTCAATTCAGATATCTATATCCATTATCTGCAAAAATAAAGCTGATTCAGATAATGGATATTCACAAATTAATATCAGCATCCGCTATAATTAGAATATCCAAATTTGGTTATTATACGAATCCACAAATATCAAATCCACACCATCCATTGCCATCCCTAATTCAATACCATTAATAACTGAACCAACCAAAACCAAATTCACTGATTTGGTCAGTTAAGTTCATTGGTAAACTATTTACatagtattttaaaattatttttactaatttagaaataaaatattcatttttatattattaaacattaaaaattaaatataaaataaaatttgactcAGTTCGAATCTATTCGATTAATTATAGTTTTTCAACTTATGAATTGCAAACAGAATCAAATGCATTCAAGTCATACCCAAATTGAAACTGAATCAACTAAAACAAAAATCTAATCAAAATCAAGCCAAACactgagatttgatttgatttttgcttttataattttttttctcaacCGTATGCTTACCATCACACCAAATACGTCAGGAACGGTGAAAAGCTCAGCATCATTTCCAGAGTCACCACAGACAAGTGAACTAAGTGGAACTCTTCCATTAGCTTTAAACCTTCTCTGCAAATATGCAAGCGCTTGGCCTTTATCAGCACTTTTTGGTAATACATCCAATGCTGTCCCATGGctataaattattttaacatcTAGCTGCCAAAAGAAGATATTAAGATCAAAAGCCATTCATGAGACACCATTAAATATCTATGATGTCAAgattcttcatttttcttaaagcaTCCATGTGTGAAATATTCAATACATTAGTGTAAGAACTAAGTTGCTTTGACTCGAGTGTCTTATCAGATATGGATATCTGTTTGATAAGGAGATAATAAAAATTTTCGAAGTTTTTCCATATATTTAGAAGATCTTTGGAGGTTTTATTTCATATCCATTTATCGGACATGAGTGTCAACTTTCAAATATTGTATgtcaagaaaaatgaaaagtaGGAGTAACATAGTACAACTGTACAAGGTAGAAGTGTTCCCAGACCAGGCAGCCACCCGAAAAATTTTCAAATCCCTTATCCAAACATGCTTTCTCATGCAAATTTTCTTATCTCGTGATTAAGTGTATTTCATTAAAAAGAAACACACAATCTCACCTTGTGTTTTTCTAGACTTTCTGAAAGTGCCTTGATTACTTCTAATGAATTAGGCTTCTCCAAGAAAAAGCTAACCTTGTGAGGTCGTTGCTCGGTGTCTGACTGCAAAGAAAACACGAAGTTGTTAGCTTTTGTAATGATTATCTATTTTTATATTACTCGAACCCGGATATGAGTGATAGGGCTGCGTATTCAAAATGGGTACACTTAATTTTCAAAACCTTTTTCATATGTTACATCCAGatatatactatatatatatatcagacaCAGGAACTTCAAGAAAAACAAAGAGTAAAAGCAACATAGATTTTCGAACATACTCATATATGACTCTCCAGATACATGGAAAAACGTTAAAAAATTGAGCATACACATACCATATACATGTCCATATCTGACATACCTGAATCCGAATAAAATAGGTGTGCACTCTAATATAATTACCATCTATAAACTGAAACTCTTACACTTTGTTATTCAAAATTGTCAAGAGTCACTTCCAATGAAATATTTTCTTTAAAGGAAAAATGAGTTTTGTTAGAAAAACCAAAAACAAGGGGTTTCAAAATAAAGGGGGAAGGGAACTGATACAAATAAAACTAATTCCAAAGACGAATTAGCCACTAGCAAAAACACCCAACCTGAGAAAGGTGCTCAAATCTCCTACAAGGGACAACCTTAACCTATGTCGTTCAAGTTCGAATTCAAATTTTCAACACTTAATTAAGAATAAAAAACATATACTAAAAAAAAATCGATTAGGCTTTAATACTCGAATTCAACTCATTCGAGCTATTCGAACTTATTCGAGAAAGACTGAAACAGATTTCTTTTTGAATCGAACTCGAACTCGAATAGCTTATGAGCTCAGATTCTCATTTAGAAGTAATTGTACCAAAATCCATGTTTGACAGGTAAGGATCGATCTTTGAAAACTTCGTAAACTATTCGAGTCTGAGCTCGATCCTTAGCTGAACTAGAAACAAAAGCTAAATTGGCATTTTTTCTTgcgaaaataaataaatgaagagTAAAGAAACATGCCTGAGGAATAAGCTGAGGAAACTTAGCAGTTTCCTGAGTAATAATATCTCGGTCCCAATTGAGATTCAAGCGTTGCTCCCAATCATAATCAGGCACCATTGGTTCTCCATAAGCAATCTCGGTTCCAACGGACATTATGGTTATATCTGGGGTCAAAAGGGGCTTCTCATTCCTCAGCTGTTTATAAATCCTCGGAGACCTTCCAGTGGAATACACCAGCAAAGAATCGTGGCGATAATAGGCTTCCCAAAGAGCGTTGAATCGAAGAAGGGAAAGGTTCTCGGGGTCTTCATGATCGACCtggaaattgaaaaagaaagatgaaaatcACTTGGAATTCAATGATTGATTTTAATTTATGAAACagggattttttttttccttttttgaatACCATTGTGAAATCAAGATCTGAAACTATCATGAGGCGGGGAGGGCCATTGAGACGATCCATGGGTGGTGGTTTAAGTTAGTTGTTTCACTGCAAATTCACCGTGTTTGATAAGAAATTTTGGtttaaaatggaaaagaaaaaacagAGGAGGGAAAATGTGGGGAAGAAATTACGAGGCTATTTCAATGGAGATATGTGGGATGAGGACAGAAATAGCCATGAAAATGGAAGCAAAGAGAGAGAAGACTCCACTATAATCTCTATGATACTGTAGGGACGACCGTAAGGGACTTCATTCCTCACTGTGAATGTTTGTTTACCTATTGGTCACTCAATCTTCATAAGTTTTCATTTTAgatattgaaaataaaaagtttataaTATGACCAACATTGTtgcataattttatcattttagtcacTCGTGGTTAATATGTCATTATATGCATGTAATTTAGTCAcccaattttaataattttttattttgatcacttattttcctttttagagataaatttattttttttacgtAGAATTGAGTTATTTAGCTGTTGAAATGAAACTCAAGTTTTCACTTATACCTTAATTTCAAAGTAAAAATTAAACTTTTTCCGTAAAACCCAAATAATTCCTTATAAAATTGTAGATTTTCTCTGAAAGAAAATCCAGGTAATTTTTATAAAACCTCAAGTTTTTCCTctaaaaggaaatgaaaaagataaattaatttttcttgaaaaatttaaatttttctataaaaaCTCGAGTAATTTCATGTAAACCcaattttttcctttcattttattgagaaaaacagaaattaattctaaaaaggggaaattaaaaaaatgaaatttctaACCTAGATTTTCTCTGGCTTTCCTTATTGaaaaaaactaaatttaattcttaaaaataaaaaattaaaagaaattaaaatgataaaatgagtgaccaaaatgaaaattcaCCAAAGTTGGTTGAGTAAAATGAGTGTATGTAATGGCAAATTAATTGTAAGTGATTAAGATAATAAAAGTATATAAACGACAAcgactaaattaataaaagtatgtaacgATAGTGCCCATATTGTAAGCTTTTTATTTTCAatgttcaaaataaaaaattatgaaagttGGGTGATCAATTATGGAGTTTATccttgttttttttcttcttaaagGCTTAATTGAATAAACACCTCAAACTAGGCTCTATTCACGTTTTAGCCCCTAAACTATACCAATTTTCACATACAGGTACCTAATTAATACCTTAAACTTTACCGCTATTAACATTTTTGGTCCAATTACCTAAAAATGTTAAGAAGAGAGAAAAAGCAAGGTGAATAGGACTTAGACATGTGTTCTATTTTTCCCTTTAAGATATTTGATattgataaataaattattttgaaaaatcaaatttaaaaggaaattttcaaattatatatttaattttgtagaaataattcaatttatatatttaatttcaatATCTTTTGGTGCATTTACTTGTAATAGGTATTCAAATGAATAAAATTTACAATCAACCAAATAATTCAATAAGCCCACTACGTTTCACAAGGCATTCATACAAACCAATTTTAATTCGAGTTGAAATCACTAATTTGTATTTAAATTTGGTCTGATCCGAAATTTACCTATAAAATattattgaaatttattttaaattgtaaatGATTATTAATTTCTCAATATATTTATCGAAGCAGGCCAAGTAATTAATTCTTCATATTTTGTAGGCTCATTAAGAGGGTAGATGTTAGCCACGAGTTTTAAAGCTGCTCTATACTCAGAGCGAGGATCAAACCCTCAACCACTTATTAAGGTAGAAATGATTAATTTAAATATGACTAGTTGTACTCATATTAATTAAGAATTAAATCCTATTTACTACCGGTACAATTTTTTTAATCCACAAACAATTTTAAATATTGActtgtattatttttaattaattttatattttaaaattaatataaaatatatttttattgttatttgtgAAGTTAAAAAAATTTCACCGTGGCCAACAAAACTATAGTTGGAGTAGTGAAGTTATTGTAAATTAACATCAAAAGATCAAGAAATTGACCCCTTGTAACCCACCCCCTCTTTAAATTTGTAATGACAAAAAGATCTCAATAtatatgttcttttgtttttaaagcATGAAGAAAAATTTGAGGATGTATGTGTTGACATGATGGTCAGAGTGTTTATCACTTCAGGTATGATTTGGGTTTGAATCGGGTTAATTGTGTTACTGCTAGGACTTTACTTTCCTCTTGTAATTCACCTAACAAAGATTGATGACAAAATTAACAAACTTTTCACAACAATTTACACAGAATTGATTGATCACTGGTGTAATTTACTTTAAGGGTGTGTTTGAAAAAAGACTTAGTAATTAAATTTGGGTGTAATTGCCTATAATTACTTATTTTGTGACATGTTTGTATAAAACTATAATTAGCGGATTCTACTTAATTTAGTGTAATTGGAACACCTCAATTACAATATTCAATTCTTGAGAAAGTGAAAATTGAGATAGTTACACGAATTGTTATAAACAATTACGCTCAAATTCAATTATCTTATGGCTCTCAAATATACCTCTACTTTATTTAAGTTTAAAagttattttatataataataataatgtatgttaattttataacatatattttatttttagaatataaGTATATGTTATTTATAATAGATAATTTTTCATGCATTTTAACCTATGAAATATTTActtaaattacataatatttattattaggCATGTTTAAGAGTTAGGCTATTTACTTAAATTTAAAATGGTTTGAAAAAATTAAACTCATTTAAAATATGAGTGAATTTCAAGCTTTGAATTTGGAGCACAAACCTTGGCACAATTAGATTTCAAGTGTACAATGtttcattatatatattataacttatatagtaagaaaaattaaatataatataatgtaaatattgaaaatatgttaaattgtatgtttagatttgaaatatatatatatatatgatgattttaGATTGCGGGAGAGATTGATGCTTGTTAAATCTAAGGGCGGGGTCAGGGGTTTGCAGGTGCCTGATTCTTTTAAATTGGAAATTTTTTATTTGAGCcctttataattaataaatttctaaattagtaatagtaaaattacactttaaccccctcaaatgataaaattttgatttaatcttttaaaattataaagatataaactattaaaatagtaaatttacctttttactatcataaaaagtatataatttaattctaacCACGGACTACCctcaataaaaaaattttctaactttgtCTCTGATTAAACCCTAATTTTAGATTGCCGGAGACGAATTGTTTAACGAGGATGACTGGAAGGCAATATCCATGATTCCAATTCGTGGTGTTGATAAAAAAGGTAACACTCACATGGCATCACTCTTCGAATGGAAGTTACATATCTCGTGCTTTCGATCATCCTCAACCAATGGGCTCTTGTGTGAAAACACCATGGAAGATCCATATGAGATGTAGAACGGGTTGCAACAGATCCTTTTCTTTTGCCCTTCTTCTCAAGGCGCCGTTTGGAAGGCTTCCTCCTTCCACTACACTCTGGCTTTCATGGGATTCGGATCCTTTGCAAGCTGATGGATGAAGATTGACCAAAAGCTGCCCAAATGTGGAGCTTTCTATAGTATCAATCTTATTGAAGCTACAACATTTGGAAATCTCGGAATCAGTCTTCCAAGATATTAATGACAACCCGATTCACTAATGGAATGCTACTTTGGACGGCTTCCTCGTGTACATAGAAGCTACCAAGTCCCCAAGTTACAATGTAAATTGAACTAGTGACAAAGATGTTGTTGGGTACCCAAAACTATTAGGATTAATCGTAACACCTTTTTCTTGAATAGTTCGAACCCGGTTGGTCTTGTGACTGTTGCAAGGAATAGCAACTATGATGTTGTTAACGGAACTAAAATAAAAGTAAGGTCTTTAAATGTGCTTATGGCTTAAACCTTAACGATAAGGATAAGCTTTTTGTTGATAAAATCGCAATGGATGGCAAAACATTACAGCCACAAGGTTATTAGCAAGATCCGAGGCAATTTGAGATTGATATGGGACTATTGGGGATATTATTCCTCATACTTCAAatattaatttgatttattttgaacATGTTATTTGTGTTGACCGATTGAGCAGCAAAAACAATCATTAATGACTCTTGCCCCCTCTTCAGCAGCCCAACCTGTCCAAATGACTTATCTCACTCTGTAGCGTcaaaatataccctaaataaTAATACTCAAATTTAGTGTGCATGAAACATTAACATTTTAATAGATTCTGTATTGGTAGTTTTTGATTGTGCATGTGtgctataaattatttaataacagCTTTAtcagccatatatatatatatatttatatagtttgAAAGTGAATCTTTTTTATCTTTCACACATTATACATGAACAGAGATTAAAGGAGTTCGGCTTTGTTTTGGGAGGTGACAAAATTAACATCTCTATAAACATCAATTTTTGGGCGATGAGTAAACCTGTTCAAACATCCCATCCCAACGGAGATCTAGTTTCcattattatttataataatcTGTCCCAGCCAAATTATCTTCCACAATAAatattgtttattatttgcaGTAAATCGCAACTTTTAAAATATAACTCTTAAATATTGATCTTCAAATACTTTACCTATACCAATTTCTTTTAATTCTAAATGTAGGTATCATAGGTAACAAAATCCAATGTTTTGCTTCTGCTTAGCGCTTAACACtagtttattaaaattattaaaataactttTCCTAAACATTATAAAACGATAATGCTTACTAATGCGCACAACATTTTAACCCAAAATCTTTAATCCGACATTAATTTCTTTTGTTACATGCTACtaagtatattttaatttaatttaataaaaaattaataatgttaataattaaacataaattttaaaatctaaaaattagaaagattaaatttctaaaaataaaaggtCAAATTTCAAAGCATACGAAAAATACAATGACTTGAAACATATTTTAACACTAAACAGAATTactatttaaaacataaaaattaatttattaattttaattataaaatatacaaatactaatataaaaatattttcaatctTTTAATATGAATTTCAAATTTCAGAATATttcaaattcataatttaattgaattttaaaataatcatCGATTCACAcaactaatattttaaaatctGAATTCTTATTCTGAAATCCAAATTCTCAAACATCACCTTATAATCACATTTAAAAGGAATATATTGTTGCTTCTACTTTTCATTTTCTTGAAGTACAGCCATGCCAAAAACATTTTCAGATACAAGTAGAGGAGATATGTAACCCCTCCAAATTCATGAAAAagaaatctttttttttaaataaaaaaattgaacataCCGGCATCAAATATGTACTTATATCCAACACTCACATCCAAGTTCCAAGTCTGAGTCTATAGTTCAAAACAAAATTTCCAGATTAAGACAACTAAAAACAGGTAGCGTAGTTGTAACTTCAATTGAACTGATTATAATTATTATTCCATATATCTGACTTTCATCAGCTCAAAAATGGATGACTTGGTAAGGCATTGAAAATGGATATGATCAACAATAATCATGTAGTAAACAAAGTTCATTCTTTCtaaaaaccctaattcccaaatcCCCAAGTGAGAAATGGAGGAGAATAACTCTAAGATTCACATGCCAAAGTTACAGGTTAACTATAAAACCAAAACGGTATAGGGTGCCATTATTCATACCTAAGGGCTGAAGCTCCATGCTCCCTTTAAATGATGGTCAAACCTCATTTCTTGAATTTGCAATGTCATTCACTGTGGAGCAGACGCTGAAAACAGAGCTAAATGGCTTTAACAACGGTATATTGAGTTTGATGAGAATCAAATATTTAGTACAATGAAAGTGTACCGATTCTGAATTGTATGCTAAGCAGCAGAAATTGCATTATAGCCTTTCTCCTCGAGAACTTCAGCTAAGGAGCTATCTCCTGTCTTAATGATTCTTCCATTCTCCTGGAAATATCACATTAGATCATAACCCAATCAGAACAAAGATATTTTCTTATAGCACCAGAACAAATTCCTTTTAAGATTAAATCTGAAGGATATAAAAGTTAGTAGTGGTGACTAAATAGAAAAAAAC is part of the Gossypium arboreum isolate Shixiya-1 chromosome 5, ASM2569848v2, whole genome shotgun sequence genome and harbors:
- the LOC108453353 gene encoding sucrose-phosphatase 2-like, translating into MDRLNGPPRLMIVSDLDFTMVDHEDPENLSLLRFNALWEAYYRHDSLLVYSTGRSPRIYKQLRNEKPLLTPDITIMSVGTEIAYGEPMVPDYDWEQRLNLNWDRDIITQETAKFPQLIPQSDTEQRPHKVSFFLEKPNSLEVIKALSESLEKHKLDVKIIYSHGTALDVLPKSADKGQALAYLQRRFKANGRVPLSSLVCGDSGNDAELFTVPDVFGVMVGNAQEELLQWCAENARNNPNIIHSTERCASGIIQAIGKFSFGPNVSPRDIKDWGKCRVNVLSPGYEVVKFYLLYERWRRAEVEKSDQILQNLKSSFYPLGTFVHPSGTEQPMSKCEDMMKRLYGDKQGKQYCIWLDRVSTSQIGSDAWLVKFDKWESTGEERHCCLTTVLLNTKQAEEGFTWMHIHQTWLDGMETKHRTVWFL